A single Endozoicomonas sp. NE40 DNA region contains:
- a CDS encoding acyl-CoA dehydrogenase C-terminal domain-containing protein, with protein sequence MIDYQAPLRDMRFVLYEVFDVAADWARWESLSELVDQETADAILEEGAKLVSKTLSPLYRTGDEQGCHWQDGKVATPNGFKEAYQIYSEGGWTGLSGNPDFGGMGMPKALGAQFDEMSCGANLAFMLYPSLTSGAALAINAHASEAIKSLYLPRMYSGEWAGTMCLTEPHAGTDLGIIRTRAVPADDGSYRITGTKIFITGGEHDLSDNIVHLVLAKLPDAPAGPKGISLFLVPKIQVNEDGSLAEANAVSCGSLEHKMGIKGASTCVMNFDGATGYLVGDLNKGLNCMFTMMNYERLFVGIQGLGSAERSYQNALAYAKDRLQGRAATGAAQPEKEADPLMVHGDIRRTLMNMKALNEGGRAFSTYVGQQLDKTRFGQDCEKQKAAGLVALLTPVAKAFFTDMGLECCVAGQQVLGGHGYIAEWGQEQLVRDVRITQIYEGTNGIQSLDLLGRKIAANNGAYFRLFADEVRAFINNAESSEFASALENALIQLEQSTETLIKQTADNPNTINAACVEYLHGFAYVAYGWVWARMAEVAQAQLQTGTVDQDFYKAKIATARYFYKRLLPRSSALLAAATSGVEELYSMEDEQF encoded by the coding sequence ATGATCGATTATCAGGCTCCCCTGCGTGATATGCGTTTTGTGTTGTATGAAGTGTTTGATGTCGCTGCTGACTGGGCTCGCTGGGAATCACTCAGCGAACTGGTTGACCAGGAAACCGCTGATGCCATTCTGGAAGAAGGTGCCAAACTGGTTTCCAAAACTCTGTCTCCTCTCTATCGAACGGGTGATGAACAGGGCTGTCACTGGCAGGACGGCAAGGTTGCCACACCGAATGGCTTTAAAGAAGCCTATCAGATTTATTCCGAAGGTGGCTGGACCGGCCTGAGTGGTAATCCCGATTTTGGTGGCATGGGTATGCCCAAAGCGCTGGGCGCTCAGTTTGATGAAATGAGCTGCGGTGCCAACCTTGCCTTTATGCTTTACCCCAGCCTCACTTCAGGAGCGGCACTGGCTATCAACGCCCATGCTTCTGAAGCCATTAAATCCTTGTATCTTCCCAGAATGTATTCCGGAGAATGGGCTGGCACTATGTGCCTGACCGAGCCTCATGCCGGAACAGACCTTGGTATTATTCGTACCAGAGCCGTTCCTGCGGACGACGGCAGTTACCGGATTACCGGAACGAAAATTTTTATTACCGGTGGTGAGCATGATCTGTCAGACAACATTGTTCACCTGGTTCTGGCGAAACTGCCTGACGCACCGGCAGGTCCGAAAGGTATCTCTCTTTTTCTGGTACCAAAGATTCAGGTAAATGAGGATGGCTCTCTGGCTGAAGCTAACGCTGTCAGTTGTGGTTCTCTTGAACACAAGATGGGCATTAAGGGGGCTTCAACCTGCGTCATGAATTTTGACGGGGCAACAGGGTATCTGGTGGGTGACCTGAATAAGGGTTTGAACTGCATGTTTACCATGATGAACTATGAACGTCTGTTTGTAGGTATTCAGGGACTGGGCAGTGCTGAACGCTCTTACCAGAATGCTCTGGCTTATGCCAAAGATCGTCTGCAGGGGCGGGCTGCCACCGGAGCTGCGCAACCGGAAAAAGAAGCCGATCCATTGATGGTTCACGGTGATATCCGTCGTACCCTGATGAACATGAAAGCGCTCAATGAAGGGGGCAGGGCTTTTTCAACGTACGTTGGGCAACAGCTGGATAAAACCAGGTTTGGCCAGGATTGCGAAAAGCAAAAGGCTGCCGGTCTGGTGGCACTGTTAACACCGGTAGCAAAAGCCTTCTTCACCGATATGGGGCTGGAATGCTGTGTTGCCGGTCAACAGGTGTTGGGTGGTCATGGTTATATTGCAGAGTGGGGACAGGAACAGTTAGTTCGTGATGTGCGTATCACGCAGATTTATGAAGGCACCAATGGCATTCAGTCGCTGGACTTGTTGGGTCGTAAAATAGCGGCTAACAACGGTGCTTATTTCCGGCTGTTTGCTGATGAAGTCAGGGCATTCATCAACAACGCTGAAAGCAGTGAGTTCGCCTCTGCTCTTGAAAACGCCCTGATTCAGTTGGAACAGTCTACGGAAACACTGATAAAACAAACCGCAGATAATCCCAATACGATCAATGCCGCCTGTGTTGAATATCTGCACGGTTTTGCTTATGTCGCTTACGGATGGGTGTGGGCTCGAATGGCTGAGGTTGCTCAGGCTCAGTTACAAACTGGCACTGTAGACCAGGACTTTTATAAAGCCAAAATAGCCACTGCCCGTTATTTCTATAAACGACTGCTACCGAGGAGTTCAGCGTTGCTGGCGGCAGCCACTTCCGGAGTTGAAGAGCTGTACAGTATGGAGGATGAGCAATTTTGA
- a CDS encoding response regulator translates to MITFKNLPIKKKLRYAMLITAYAVLLVTLSIQTVSDLIKSRSALVNNLEVLAEVIGANAEAALVFEDRESATTLLKGFASATNIQSAFLLTPEGNVMATYNRHDGHPWSITFDDMEHSLTVFSNTRLHLYRPIFMDGQLIGAIYIQSNLNQLYLQLTQNLLLALIAALVSVILASILASKLQKLLGRPIIELAETISSMTAKQQYDQKVHRFDDDEIGQLYDDFNEMLMCIKERDQRLQQQRETLEASVAERTRELHDANRDLKENISELREAKEAAFGAAKAKSSFLANMSHEIRTPMNGVLGMLELLKDTQLDRTQRDFLETAYSSADALLQIINDILDFSKIEAGKMEIESIDTNIAEIAEDVCALLAGKAREKHLEISCFTDVDLPNILKGDSVRLRQVLTNLVGNAVKFTETGEVVVRLNMAERTADTVSVEFMVEDTGIGIAEDVLTNLFSAFTQADGSTTRRFGGTGLGLTISKQLVELMGGTIQVTTAEGLGSTFSFVLDMEISESEPWSSRNVNHALDGIKALIVDDNTTNREILRHYLTAWGIDHSECDSGQKALDMMQQALKDEQPYELVLLDMDMPYMDGLMLSREIENDPELAKSRRIMLSSAGFITRARQQEVGISACLSKPYRQSRLLDSVMQIMHEHQTGQNDQHPIESSHPAFSSSIRLLLVEDNIVNQKVAVSMLKKIGLSEPDIAIDGKEAVSMSQSKEYDLILMDCQMPGMSGYEATGLIRKREQSHRQPRIPIIAMTANAMQGDREKCLAAGMDDYLSKPIKSETLCDMLTQWLIYDEDQTEQTAEALPQDTTEEVEAVAIDNNEPVIDQDTFNTLREIMEDEFSSLLDSYFENAPTLLDELKQAARAADLEVVIRAAHTLKSSSGNLGANLLSEIAGNIEVLGKEGKLQEASGLIPGLEQAMNQTLEAYRQLI, encoded by the coding sequence ATGATTACCTTCAAAAATCTGCCAATAAAAAAGAAGCTTCGTTATGCCATGCTGATCACGGCTTATGCCGTGTTGCTGGTAACGCTGTCGATACAGACGGTCAGCGACCTGATCAAATCCCGGTCAGCCCTTGTCAACAATCTGGAAGTTCTTGCCGAAGTGATTGGCGCCAACGCTGAAGCTGCACTGGTTTTTGAAGACAGGGAGTCAGCAACCACCCTGCTGAAAGGCTTTGCCTCCGCCACCAATATTCAGTCAGCTTTCCTGCTAACGCCGGAAGGCAATGTCATGGCTACCTATAACCGCCATGATGGACACCCCTGGTCCATTACCTTTGATGACATGGAACACTCTTTAACGGTATTCAGCAATACACGCCTGCATCTGTATCGTCCAATTTTTATGGACGGGCAATTGATTGGAGCTATTTACATCCAGTCAAACCTGAACCAGCTTTACCTGCAACTGACCCAGAATCTTCTGCTGGCCCTGATTGCCGCACTGGTCTCCGTTATCCTAGCTTCAATACTGGCTTCGAAACTGCAGAAACTATTAGGTCGGCCCATTATTGAGCTGGCAGAAACCATCAGTTCAATGACCGCAAAACAGCAGTATGATCAAAAAGTTCATCGATTTGATGACGATGAAATCGGGCAGCTCTACGATGACTTCAACGAGATGCTCATGTGCATCAAAGAGCGCGACCAGCGCCTGCAGCAGCAACGGGAAACACTGGAAGCCTCCGTCGCAGAAAGAACCCGGGAACTGCATGATGCCAACCGGGACCTGAAAGAGAATATTTCCGAACTTCGCGAAGCCAAGGAAGCCGCTTTTGGAGCCGCCAAAGCAAAAAGCTCTTTTCTCGCCAATATGAGCCATGAGATCCGAACCCCGATGAACGGTGTTCTGGGCATGCTTGAACTGTTGAAAGACACCCAACTTGACAGAACCCAGCGGGATTTTCTGGAAACAGCATACAGTTCAGCGGACGCTCTTCTGCAAATAATCAATGACATTCTCGATTTCTCCAAAATCGAAGCGGGAAAAATGGAGATAGAGAGCATTGATACCAATATTGCTGAAATAGCAGAAGATGTTTGCGCACTACTGGCTGGTAAAGCGAGAGAAAAACATCTGGAAATCAGTTGCTTTACCGATGTCGACCTGCCAAATATTCTGAAAGGCGATTCCGTTCGTTTACGCCAGGTACTCACTAATCTGGTAGGCAATGCTGTGAAGTTCACAGAAACCGGTGAAGTGGTCGTACGCCTGAATATGGCAGAAAGAACAGCTGACACTGTCAGTGTCGAGTTTATGGTTGAAGACACCGGTATTGGTATTGCAGAAGATGTACTCACCAACCTGTTCAGTGCCTTCACCCAGGCAGACGGTAGTACAACCCGTCGGTTTGGTGGAACCGGCCTCGGGCTGACTATATCGAAGCAGCTCGTTGAACTGATGGGTGGTACCATTCAGGTCACCACGGCTGAAGGGCTTGGCTCAACCTTTTCATTTGTGCTGGACATGGAAATATCAGAGTCTGAGCCCTGGTCATCACGGAACGTCAACCATGCCCTTGATGGAATAAAAGCCCTGATTGTTGATGACAACACCACAAACCGGGAAATTCTTCGCCACTACCTGACGGCCTGGGGCATTGACCATTCAGAGTGCGACAGCGGACAAAAAGCCCTGGACATGATGCAACAGGCCTTAAAAGACGAGCAACCTTATGAGCTGGTTCTGCTCGACATGGATATGCCCTACATGGACGGTTTAATGCTGTCCAGAGAAATAGAAAATGACCCGGAGCTGGCAAAATCCCGAAGGATTATGTTGAGTTCTGCCGGTTTTATCACCCGCGCCAGACAACAGGAAGTCGGCATTTCCGCCTGTCTCAGCAAGCCTTACCGGCAATCACGCCTGCTCGATTCAGTCATGCAGATTATGCACGAACACCAGACAGGCCAGAACGATCAACACCCGATAGAAAGCAGCCATCCCGCCTTTTCATCTTCAATCAGGCTGCTGCTGGTTGAAGACAATATCGTCAACCAGAAAGTTGCGGTCAGTATGCTGAAAAAAATAGGTCTGTCTGAACCGGATATTGCCATTGACGGCAAGGAAGCGGTCAGCATGTCGCAAAGCAAGGAGTATGACCTGATTCTGATGGATTGCCAGATGCCCGGTATGTCCGGCTACGAAGCCACGGGATTGATCCGCAAAAGAGAGCAGTCACATCGTCAGCCGAGAATACCGATTATTGCCATGACCGCCAATGCAATGCAGGGCGACAGGGAAAAATGTCTGGCAGCGGGTATGGATGATTATCTGTCCAAACCCATAAAGTCAGAAACCCTGTGCGATATGCTGACTCAGTGGCTTATATACGATGAAGACCAGACTGAACAAACCGCCGAAGCCTTGCCTCAGGATACGACGGAAGAAGTCGAAGCCGTGGCGATCGATAATAATGAGCCGGTGATTGATCAGGATACTTTCAATACCCTCAGGGAAATCATGGAAGATGAGTTCAGTAGCCTCCTGGACAGTTATTTTGAAAACGCCCCGACCTTGCTGGATGAACTGAAACAGGCTGCCAGGGCCGCAGACCTGGAAGTGGTGATTCGCGCCGCCCATACGCTTAAATCCAGCAGCGGTAATCTTGGGGCAAACCTTCTCTCTGAAATTGCTGGCAATATTGAAGTGCTGGGGAAAGAGGGCAAGCTGCAGGAAGCATCCGGCTTAATCCCGGGGCTTGAGCAGGCAATGAATCAAACACTGGAAGCCTATCGACAGCTGATTTAA
- a CDS encoding YfiR family protein, whose product MSIFKNASTKTAVLGLITAALFSFQVATVKASASPEDKIKTAIIFKITKFISWPKKTQNLTICVLGEGSINNELHKINRKNTMGRRLSVTHRNANAPFDKLCDALFMHNIDNITVKSVLKRLEGKPVLTISDIRSFVDYGGMIGLKRSGKKINFSINNTSATDADLSISSKLLKLAKTVK is encoded by the coding sequence ATGTCGATTTTCAAAAACGCTTCAACCAAAACAGCCGTTCTCGGTTTAATAACTGCTGCTCTGTTCAGCTTTCAGGTAGCTACTGTTAAAGCCTCTGCGTCACCAGAAGATAAAATTAAAACCGCCATTATTTTTAAAATCACCAAGTTCATCAGCTGGCCAAAAAAGACTCAAAACCTGACCATCTGCGTTCTGGGTGAGGGTTCCATTAACAATGAACTCCATAAAATCAATCGCAAGAACACGATGGGAAGGCGATTGTCCGTCACCCACAGAAACGCCAACGCACCGTTTGACAAGCTGTGTGATGCCCTGTTTATGCACAACATCGACAACATCACGGTTAAATCGGTTCTGAAACGTCTGGAAGGCAAACCCGTTCTCACCATCAGTGATATAAGATCTTTCGTTGACTATGGGGGCATGATCGGCCTGAAACGCAGTGGTAAAAAAATTAACTTTTCAATTAACAATACTTCCGCAACAGACGCCGACTTAAGCATCAGCTCCAAATTACTGAAGCTGGCTAAAACTGTGAAGTAA
- a CDS encoding TonB-dependent receptor plug domain-containing protein, with product MKTQLLPTFLASSLLFALNTHADYPEQESDDDFLDFSLEELISLDIPDVTSVSRKKQRLMDSAAAIYVITSEDILRSGVTSIPEALRMVPGMQVARLNGNTWSISTRGFNYIFANKLLVLIDGRTVYSPLFSGVNWDVQDTLMEDIDRIEVIRGPGAALWGANAVNGVINVITKKAADTQGSLVSMGAGNEEKAFGSYRHGGEFGETGSYRVYFKAFERDGLAKVDGADANDDWKMKRAGFKAEWKPTTDTDLTLSGGLYEGTTRPTLTVFKKDEPFAGDNGKQSLENISRDQRGGNLIAHWKKTVSDAEDFSLKAVFDDYQNFDYRVTEKRQSFDLELQHYCQPFENHDLVWGLSFRRTWYQMSDMRNIIHLDKEGQPKDTRQDNLYSLFAQDEITLNDQWNLSFSARYEHNTFTGKEFQPNAKLTWKATEDRTLWASVSKAVKTPSVSETSVYTDNISFFNSDFNLYEGEEVRKVLSISDNRDLKSEKVTAFELGYREQFGSSLRLDVTGFYNKYEDIVAYVTQTSCPDGSSLEFGFLCKTSRPHFYRLPSTLINGVDATTYGLEAILDWQVQDWWKLQLTYSWLQIDASPNTSNPNLQFALKGNEVLIEDLSAKHTANLRSTMNLPRQWYFDIWVRGISNLKNSNIPGYTALDVRLAKKVNENLEFSLVAQNLFDKQRAEFTEIFSGLGATEIEESWYAQIRWSF from the coding sequence TTGAAAACACAACTGCTACCTACATTTCTGGCTTCTTCTCTGTTATTTGCCCTGAATACTCATGCTGACTACCCGGAACAGGAGTCGGATGATGACTTTCTGGATTTCAGTCTTGAAGAACTGATCTCACTGGATATTCCCGATGTCACATCAGTCTCTCGCAAAAAGCAGCGGTTAATGGACTCTGCAGCCGCTATTTACGTCATCACTTCCGAAGATATCCTGCGCAGCGGTGTCACTTCGATTCCTGAAGCCCTGCGCATGGTACCCGGCATGCAGGTCGCCCGGCTGAACGGTAACACCTGGTCCATCAGTACCCGGGGGTTCAATTACATCTTTGCCAATAAACTGTTGGTACTGATTGATGGCAGAACCGTTTACTCACCACTCTTTTCAGGTGTGAACTGGGATGTTCAGGACACCCTGATGGAAGATATTGATCGTATCGAAGTGATCAGAGGCCCGGGGGCGGCACTGTGGGGAGCAAATGCGGTTAACGGTGTTATTAATGTTATCACCAAAAAAGCAGCTGACACTCAGGGCAGTTTGGTCTCTATGGGAGCCGGTAATGAAGAAAAGGCTTTTGGCTCCTATCGCCATGGCGGTGAGTTTGGGGAAACCGGTTCTTACAGGGTTTATTTCAAGGCTTTTGAGCGGGATGGTCTGGCTAAAGTTGATGGTGCCGATGCTAATGATGACTGGAAGATGAAAAGAGCCGGATTTAAAGCAGAATGGAAGCCAACAACAGATACTGACCTGACTCTGTCAGGTGGGCTCTATGAAGGTACAACCCGGCCGACCCTGACCGTTTTCAAAAAAGATGAGCCTTTTGCAGGAGATAACGGCAAGCAGTCGCTTGAAAACATCAGTCGTGACCAAAGAGGCGGAAATTTAATCGCCCACTGGAAAAAAACAGTGAGTGATGCTGAAGATTTTTCATTGAAAGCAGTCTTTGATGACTATCAGAATTTCGATTACAGAGTCACAGAAAAAAGACAATCCTTCGATCTGGAACTTCAACACTATTGCCAGCCGTTCGAAAATCATGACTTAGTGTGGGGACTGAGCTTTCGCAGAACCTGGTACCAAATGAGTGATATGAGAAATATCATTCACCTGGATAAAGAGGGTCAACCAAAAGATACCCGCCAGGATAATTTATACAGTTTGTTTGCTCAGGATGAAATCACACTGAATGACCAGTGGAACCTGTCATTCAGCGCCCGTTATGAGCACAACACCTTTACCGGAAAAGAATTTCAACCCAATGCCAAGCTGACATGGAAGGCAACTGAAGACAGAACCCTCTGGGCATCTGTGTCTAAAGCGGTAAAAACCCCCTCCGTCAGTGAAACATCGGTCTACACAGACAATATCAGTTTTTTCAATAGTGACTTCAATCTTTATGAGGGAGAAGAAGTTAGAAAGGTTCTCTCAATCTCTGACAATAGAGATCTTAAGTCTGAAAAAGTCACAGCGTTTGAGCTGGGTTACAGGGAGCAGTTTGGATCATCCCTACGTTTGGATGTCACCGGATTCTACAACAAGTATGAGGATATAGTGGCTTACGTCACCCAAACGAGCTGCCCAGATGGTTCTTCTCTGGAATTCGGTTTCCTGTGTAAAACATCGAGACCTCATTTTTACAGACTGCCCTCAACATTAATCAACGGAGTAGATGCGACGACTTACGGACTCGAAGCGATTTTAGACTGGCAAGTACAGGACTGGTGGAAACTGCAGCTGACTTACAGCTGGTTACAAATAGACGCCTCACCTAATACCAGCAACCCAAACCTGCAATTTGCCCTCAAAGGCAATGAGGTGCTGATTGAAGACCTCAGCGCCAAGCATACAGCAAACCTTCGCTCCACCATGAACCTGCCCAGACAATGGTACTTTGATATCTGGGTAAGAGGCATCAGCAACCTGAAAAATTCTAATATCCCTGGTTATACAGCACTGGATGTAAGGCTGGCTAAAAAAGTAAATGAGAACCTTGAGTTCTCACTGGTTGCTCAAAACCTCTTTGACAAACAAAGAGCCGAATTCACCGAAATTTTCAGCGGGTTAGGTGCCACAGAGATTGAAGAATCCTGGTATGCACAAATCCGCTGGTCATTTTAA
- a CDS encoding S8 family peptidase: MMTARIALFLLLAGFNSFSVAQQIDGTIPPRQVTDRIIVQYHPTPTYGNAIAFIKQGITSGAFGVAAGKQKDILDLGSSVNIDDAVILANSLNIDPQVDFAEPDYIMQVMQIPTDSRFNEQWNLKNTVSGINAPAAWNITTGDEEIIVGVVDTGVIRHTDLVTNLVDGYDFVSHPWIANDGDGRDNHPKDPGDGITQIGACGSVNGVPIPSRPMDSSWHGTHVAGTIAALSNNNKGVSGVAWKTKIMPLRALGRCGGYSSDIVDAMLWAAGFEVFGLPKNPKPVKVLNLSLGGSASTCPRIYQNVFDKLAAANISVVVAAGNENRDASLATPANCDNVITVAAIDREGNRSWYSNYGEKVDIAAPGGETLNLANGILSTSNSGTTSPNLDNYEYYQGTSMATPHAAGVLALMYAVNKLLTAAQANQIILNTVRAFPTGTCNTSLCGAGLLDAGAAVLKAEQSK, translated from the coding sequence ATGATGACAGCAAGGATTGCTTTATTTTTATTGTTAGCAGGATTCAACAGCTTCTCTGTGGCTCAACAAATTGATGGCACCATTCCTCCCCGCCAGGTTACTGACCGGATTATTGTTCAGTATCACCCTACGCCCACCTACGGCAATGCCATAGCATTTATCAAACAGGGTATTACCAGCGGCGCCTTTGGTGTTGCCGCCGGTAAGCAGAAGGACATTCTGGATCTGGGCTCAAGTGTTAACATTGACGACGCCGTAATACTGGCAAACAGCCTTAATATTGATCCTCAGGTGGACTTTGCCGAGCCGGATTACATCATGCAGGTCATGCAAATCCCAACTGATTCACGCTTCAACGAACAGTGGAACCTCAAAAACACGGTGTCCGGAATCAACGCACCAGCAGCCTGGAATATCACAACCGGTGACGAGGAGATTATCGTCGGCGTTGTCGATACAGGTGTTATAAGGCACACCGATCTTGTGACTAACCTGGTGGACGGTTATGACTTTGTCAGCCATCCATGGATTGCCAACGATGGCGATGGCAGAGACAATCACCCCAAAGATCCGGGTGACGGTATTACCCAGATTGGTGCCTGCGGCTCCGTAAATGGTGTTCCTATTCCAAGTCGTCCGATGGACAGCAGCTGGCATGGTACCCATGTTGCCGGCACTATCGCGGCATTATCCAATAATAACAAGGGGGTCAGCGGTGTTGCCTGGAAAACCAAAATCATGCCCCTGCGAGCATTGGGCCGTTGTGGTGGCTACTCCTCCGATATTGTCGACGCCATGCTCTGGGCAGCAGGGTTCGAAGTCTTTGGTCTGCCCAAAAATCCAAAACCGGTTAAAGTCCTGAACCTCAGCCTTGGTGGCAGTGCAAGTACCTGCCCCAGAATTTATCAAAATGTATTCGATAAACTGGCTGCAGCCAATATTTCCGTTGTAGTTGCCGCTGGTAATGAAAACAGGGATGCATCACTGGCAACACCCGCGAACTGTGACAATGTCATCACAGTGGCCGCTATAGACAGAGAAGGCAACCGCAGCTGGTATTCCAATTATGGCGAAAAAGTTGATATAGCCGCCCCCGGAGGCGAAACCCTGAATCTTGCCAACGGCATTTTATCCACATCAAACAGCGGAACAACTTCACCCAACCTCGATAACTATGAGTACTATCAGGGAACCAGTATGGCGACTCCTCATGCCGCAGGTGTGCTGGCATTAATGTATGCAGTCAATAAATTGCTCACGGCTGCCCAGGCTAACCAGATTATTCTGAACACAGTCAGGGCATTCCCGACAGGAACCTGCAATACCAGTCTTTGCGGCGCAGGACTGCTTGATGCCGGAGCCGCTGTACTCAAAGCAGAGCAAAGCAAGTGA
- a CDS encoding DedA family protein, whose product MSFLYEQLLNVAHSPVLLALFILIGTYILEDAAILTAALLGADGLISTQLAFGALFLGIFTGDIGLYVLGRYLNRIPGLTAFLDIDAVHRAHGWLQQKMTATILLVRVIPGLRLPVYTACGFFKLPWKHFAALVFLASLLWTAVVFYGVFSIGTLFWSGLGLWKWLLIPVLAGLFVFGHKRIKINKGFLN is encoded by the coding sequence ATGTCGTTTCTCTATGAACAACTATTGAACGTTGCACATAGCCCAGTGTTACTGGCGTTGTTCATTCTTATTGGCACTTATATTCTGGAAGATGCTGCCATTCTTACCGCAGCCCTGCTGGGGGCAGACGGGCTGATCAGCACACAACTGGCGTTCGGCGCCCTGTTTCTGGGTATTTTTACCGGTGACATTGGCTTGTATGTGTTGGGACGTTACCTGAACCGCATCCCCGGGCTTACTGCCTTTCTTGATATAGATGCGGTCCATCGAGCCCATGGCTGGCTTCAGCAAAAAATGACGGCAACGATTTTACTGGTGCGTGTCATCCCTGGCCTGAGGCTTCCGGTTTACACGGCCTGTGGTTTTTTCAAACTCCCCTGGAAACATTTCGCTGCACTGGTCTTTCTGGCTTCATTACTTTGGACTGCTGTCGTGTTTTACGGTGTGTTCAGTATCGGGACTCTGTTCTGGTCTGGTCTTGGTCTCTGGAAATGGCTCTTAATCCCTGTGCTGGCAGGGCTTTTTGTGTTTGGGCATAAAAGAATAAAAATAAATAAAGGTTTTCTTAATTAA
- a CDS encoding D-alanine--D-alanine ligase encodes MNMTESDRQIEAFIRPTAQDKKIHPGMPELEKRERPISFFEFWPGFVIYIPVILQALWLAVRYRGLTLPLNSNPGIHLSGMVGESKNDIFSMAKGKAREKIPDWCVLSEWVSPEDAEFQARQRMESVGLNYPLVAKPDIGCRGAGVRIVRSARELKDYIAAFPREGKVILQQLVPYEAEAGIFYIRQPGEKKGRIFSITLKYPPYVIGNGKDTLRQLIQNDDRAGQLTPLYFKRHYQLLEQVLPEGQPFRLTFAGSHSRGCIFRDGREFITPALEASFDKVANGLPEYHYGRIDIRFRDINSLMDGENYYILEINGASSEAAHIWDSRSTLKEVYRVLFYQYRTLFQLGWMNRRRGFRPPSLKQLLHAWKHERKLVRRYPDTE; translated from the coding sequence ATGAACATGACTGAAAGCGACCGCCAGATAGAGGCATTTATCCGGCCAACCGCTCAGGATAAGAAAATTCATCCCGGTATGCCGGAGCTGGAAAAGCGGGAACGGCCGATTTCTTTTTTTGAGTTCTGGCCGGGTTTTGTAATTTATATCCCCGTTATTTTGCAGGCGCTGTGGTTAGCCGTTCGTTACCGTGGCCTTACCCTGCCACTGAACAGTAATCCTGGCATTCACCTCAGTGGTATGGTGGGGGAATCCAAAAATGATATCTTTTCCATGGCGAAAGGAAAGGCCAGAGAAAAGATACCAGACTGGTGCGTATTGTCTGAATGGGTATCGCCGGAAGATGCTGAGTTTCAGGCCCGGCAACGAATGGAGTCGGTTGGTCTGAATTACCCCCTGGTTGCAAAACCCGACATTGGTTGCCGGGGAGCTGGTGTCAGAATTGTTCGCTCTGCCCGGGAGTTAAAAGATTATATTGCTGCGTTTCCCAGAGAAGGGAAGGTCATATTGCAGCAATTGGTGCCTTACGAAGCTGAAGCCGGCATTTTTTATATTCGTCAGCCAGGGGAGAAAAAAGGCAGGATTTTTTCCATTACCCTGAAATACCCGCCTTACGTGATTGGTAATGGTAAAGATACTCTGCGGCAATTAATTCAGAATGATGACCGCGCAGGACAGCTGACGCCATTATATTTCAAGCGTCATTACCAACTGCTGGAACAGGTTCTTCCAGAGGGACAACCTTTCAGACTGACGTTTGCTGGCAGCCATTCCCGGGGATGTATTTTCAGAGATGGCAGGGAATTTATAACACCTGCACTGGAAGCTTCCTTTGATAAGGTCGCCAACGGCTTACCAGAATATCACTATGGCCGAATTGATATTCGATTTAGAGATATAAATTCTCTTATGGATGGCGAAAACTACTATATACTTGAAATTAATGGTGCCAGCAGTGAAGCCGCCCATATCTGGGACAGTCGCAGTACGTTGAAAGAAGTGTATCGGGTTCTGTTTTATCAGTACCGGACACTGTTTCAACTGGGGTGGATGAACCGGCGCCGGGGATTTCGTCCTCCTTCCCTGAAACAGTTGTTGCATGCATGGAAGCACGAACGAAAACTGGTTCGAAGGTATCCGGATACGGAATAA
- a CDS encoding YHS domain-containing (seleno)protein: MARLIGVIMLLFLGSTAWAGNDIYTGWFSNKAVSGYDTVAYFTESKAVKGNAKFKFKYLDAEWYFNSDENLELFKNNPDKYRPQYGGFCAWAVATKKQRAPGDPNYWKIVDGKLYLNYDNSVQKQWLEDIPGFIRKADENWPKMLDQ; encoded by the coding sequence ATGGCACGACTCATTGGTGTGATCATGCTGCTGTTTCTCGGCTCAACCGCCTGGGCTGGCAATGATATCTATACGGGCTGGTTCAGCAACAAGGCCGTGAGTGGTTACGACACGGTTGCTTATTTCACAGAAAGCAAAGCTGTGAAAGGTAATGCCAAATTCAAATTCAAATACCTGGATGCTGAGTGGTATTTTAATTCGGATGAAAACCTGGAACTCTTCAAAAATAACCCGGATAAATACCGACCACAGTATGGTGGTTTTTGTGCCTGGGCGGTGGCTACCAAAAAGCAGAGAGCCCCCGGAGATCCTAACTACTGGAAAATTGTCGATGGCAAGCTTTATCTGAATTACGACAACAGCGTTCAGAAACAATGGCTTGAAGACATTCCCGGTTTTATCCGTAAAGCCGATGAAAACTGGCCTAAAATGCTTGATCAATAA